A single window of Candidatus Binatia bacterium DNA harbors:
- a CDS encoding TatD family hydrolase yields MSAPHPLPPGVRVVDSHCHLADEAFDADRDAVWQRALDVGVAGAVIVGAGGGSASNQAALELVRRHPDRMRAVVGIHPHDAKDADRRALEEVARLARDPLVAAVGETGLDYHYDNSPREAQVASLRAHVLIAAEVGKPLVIHCRDAYADLFRVLDEDRPPRLRGVVHCFTGNLQEAQAMLELGFSISFSGIVTFRNANALREVARVIPRDRLLVETDAPYLAPVPLRGKRCEPSFVVETAARLAEVRGDDLAELCAAVTHNATAIFGLPATH; encoded by the coding sequence TTGAGCGCGCCGCATCCGCTGCCACCCGGCGTCCGGGTGGTCGACTCGCACTGCCACCTCGCCGACGAGGCGTTCGACGCCGACCGCGACGCCGTCTGGCAGCGCGCGCTCGACGTCGGCGTCGCAGGCGCGGTGATCGTCGGCGCTGGCGGCGGTTCGGCGTCGAACCAGGCCGCGCTCGAGCTCGTCCGCCGCCATCCCGACCGGATGCGCGCGGTGGTCGGCATCCACCCGCACGACGCCAAGGACGCGGACCGGCGCGCGCTCGAGGAGGTCGCCCGGCTCGCGCGCGATCCGCTGGTCGCGGCGGTCGGCGAGACCGGGCTCGACTACCACTACGACAACTCGCCGCGCGAAGCGCAGGTCGCGTCGCTGCGCGCGCACGTGCTGATCGCGGCCGAGGTCGGCAAGCCGCTCGTGATCCACTGCCGCGACGCCTACGCCGATCTCTTCCGCGTGCTCGACGAGGACCGCCCGCCGCGGCTGCGCGGCGTGGTGCACTGCTTCACCGGCAACCTGCAGGAAGCGCAGGCAATGCTCGAGCTCGGCTTCTCGATCTCGTTCAGCGGCATCGTCACCTTCCGCAACGCGAACGCGCTGCGCGAGGTGGCGCGCGTCATCCCGCGCGACCGGCTGCTGGTCGAGACCGACGCGCCGTACCTCGCGCCGGTGCCGCTGCGCGGCAAGCGCTGCGAGCCGTCGTTCGTGGTCGAGACCGCAGCGCGGCTCGCCGAGGTGCGCGGCGACGACCTCGCGGAGCTCTGCGCGGCCGTGACGCACAACGCCACCGCGATCTTCGGGCTCCCCGCGACGCACTGA
- a CDS encoding universal stress protein — protein sequence MIKNILVGIDGSEHARTALSYATWFARRLDATVTGLYVVDIVSIEGSFFHDISGSLGFEPYLDFTSKMREALHERGNALLEEFRATCTREGVRFDTALQIGIVPSEICERAREADLVVIGHRGVNQRFSTGLLGGTTESVTRQCPKPVLVTPLEFREITSPLLAYDGSQRASAAMQVAAEVCSQLKLPLSVLTVCRDEEQGEKVIDQARRYLASYPLEARFSVVTGHAYERIPAEIKEKGYDLVFMGSHGHGRIIELVLGSTTEYVLRNAPCPVFLNR from the coding sequence ATGATCAAGAACATCCTCGTCGGCATCGACGGCTCGGAGCACGCGCGAACGGCGCTCAGCTACGCCACCTGGTTCGCCCGACGGCTCGACGCGACGGTGACGGGTCTGTACGTCGTCGACATCGTCTCGATCGAGGGCTCGTTCTTCCACGACATCTCGGGCTCACTCGGCTTCGAGCCGTACCTCGACTTCACGTCGAAGATGCGCGAGGCGCTGCACGAGCGCGGCAACGCGCTGCTCGAGGAGTTCCGCGCGACCTGCACGCGCGAGGGCGTGCGCTTCGACACCGCGCTGCAGATCGGCATCGTGCCGAGCGAGATCTGCGAGCGGGCGCGCGAAGCGGATCTCGTCGTGATCGGACACCGCGGCGTCAATCAACGCTTCTCCACCGGACTGCTCGGCGGCACCACCGAGAGCGTCACGCGACAGTGCCCGAAGCCCGTGCTCGTGACGCCGCTCGAGTTCCGCGAGATCACCTCGCCGCTGCTCGCGTACGATGGAAGCCAGCGCGCGAGCGCGGCGATGCAGGTCGCGGCGGAGGTCTGCAGCCAGCTCAAGCTGCCGCTGTCGGTCTTGACGGTGTGCCGCGACGAGGAGCAGGGCGAGAAGGTCATCGACCAGGCGCGGCGCTACCTTGCGTCCTATCCGCTCGAGGCGCGCTTCAGCGTCGTGACCGGCCACGCCTACGAGCGTATCCCGGCCGAGATCAAGGAGAAGGGCTACGACCTCGTCTTCATGGGGTCGCACGGCCACGGGCGGATCATCGAGCTCGTGCTCGGCAGCACGACCGAGTACGTGCTGCGCAACGCGCCCTGCCCGGTGTTCCTGAACCGCTGA
- a CDS encoding FMN-binding protein, whose amino-acid sequence MRAGLRTILGFVATVALVLAGATVASAKVHYARNEALQLAFPGADRVESKNFFLTDEEQARVEELAKAPLESQLVTVHVGEKDGAPMGYAFIDTHIVRTLPETLLIVVAPDGSVAKLLLLAFYEPPDFEPSERWLEQFPNRKLDPAMRVDRDIHGIAGATLTSHAVTSAVRRALALHQVLIEKK is encoded by the coding sequence GTGCGCGCCGGGCTTCGCACCATCCTTGGCTTCGTCGCGACGGTCGCGCTCGTGCTCGCGGGCGCGACCGTCGCGTCTGCGAAGGTTCACTACGCGCGCAACGAAGCCCTGCAGCTCGCCTTCCCCGGCGCGGATCGCGTCGAGAGCAAGAACTTCTTCCTCACCGACGAAGAGCAGGCGCGCGTCGAGGAGCTCGCCAAGGCGCCGCTCGAGTCGCAGCTCGTCACGGTGCACGTCGGCGAGAAGGACGGCGCGCCGATGGGCTACGCGTTCATCGACACCCACATCGTGCGGACGCTGCCCGAGACGCTGCTGATCGTCGTCGCGCCGGACGGCTCGGTGGCGAAGCTTCTCCTGCTCGCCTTCTACGAGCCGCCGGACTTCGAGCCCTCCGAGCGCTGGCTCGAGCAGTTCCCGAACCGCAAGCTCGACCCGGCGATGCGCGTCGACCGCGACATCCACGGCATCGCCGGCGCGACGCTCACCTCGCACGCCGTCACGTCCGCGGTGCGCCGCGCGCTCGCGCTCCACCAGGTCTTGATCGAGAAGAAGTAG
- a CDS encoding transcriptional repressor has product MLSRAERFAAFRKALKEKNLKSTAQRDDIAHVFFGGHRHMSIDDLYREVRKINPRVGYATVYRTIKLLKECGLADEQHFADGQTRYENADVGDQHHDHIICDRCGRIVEFSDDQLERLQEDIATRLGFVLARHRLELYGICRECREGVRPSASVDRVATTSRR; this is encoded by the coding sequence ATGCTGTCGCGCGCGGAGCGATTCGCCGCATTCCGCAAGGCGCTCAAAGAAAAGAATCTCAAGTCCACCGCGCAGCGCGACGACATCGCTCATGTCTTCTTCGGCGGCCACCGCCACATGAGCATCGACGACCTCTACCGTGAGGTCCGCAAGATCAACCCGCGCGTCGGCTACGCGACCGTCTACCGGACGATCAAGCTGCTGAAGGAGTGCGGGCTCGCCGACGAGCAGCACTTCGCCGACGGTCAGACCCGCTACGAGAACGCCGACGTCGGGGATCAGCACCACGACCACATCATCTGCGATCGCTGCGGGCGGATCGTGGAGTTCTCGGACGACCAGCTCGAGCGCCTGCAGGAGGACATCGCGACGCGCCTCGGGTTCGTGCTCGCCCGGCACCGCCTCGAGCTCTACGGGATCTGCCGCGAGTGCCGCGAGGGCGTGCGGCCGAGCGCCAGCGTCGATCGCGTCGCCACCACGTCGCGGCGCTGA
- a CDS encoding sigma-54 dependent transcriptional regulator, whose amino-acid sequence MRQGTLPTSARALPGFMGMFGDHPSMRKVFDIVRRVGPSDVPVLITGESGTGKELVARALHNVSSRASRSFVPVHCGAIPEELLESELFGHVRGAFTGAIASRTGRFQLAHHGTIFLDEIGEMSPRFQVKLLRVLEDGTFDPVGSAATRYADVRVIAATHRDLHAGAREGTFREDLLYRLDVVRIHLPPLRERREDIPVIARHFLDQVAARCRQQPAELLPETADALMSYGWPGNVRELRNVLERAVLLSEEPGVLRPSDLPAPIGSGRVLDEGERKPAPLASPQHPASSGTQIPWDFGPEGTDFYHELESFERRMIDRALQLARGSKREAARLLQVNRTTLLEKLKRRGWYVSKDATVTALGAAPAPARPEEVGPELPRPDATAPVPAMRWPGDGWLDMRRPVARAAYAPAAAPVPQRASQMR is encoded by the coding sequence ATGCGCCAGGGGACCCTACCGACCAGTGCCCGAGCCCTTCCCGGCTTCATGGGGATGTTCGGCGATCATCCGAGCATGCGTAAGGTGTTCGACATCGTACGGCGCGTCGGCCCGTCCGATGTCCCGGTGCTGATCACGGGGGAGAGCGGCACCGGAAAGGAGCTCGTCGCTCGCGCTCTGCACAACGTGTCGAGCCGCGCGAGCCGCAGCTTCGTCCCCGTCCACTGTGGCGCGATCCCGGAGGAGCTCCTCGAGAGCGAGCTCTTCGGCCACGTCCGCGGCGCCTTCACCGGGGCGATCGCGTCGAGAACCGGCCGCTTCCAGCTCGCCCACCACGGCACGATCTTCCTCGACGAGATCGGGGAGATGAGCCCGCGCTTCCAGGTCAAGCTGCTGCGCGTCCTCGAGGACGGGACGTTCGACCCGGTCGGCAGCGCCGCGACCCGCTACGCCGACGTGCGCGTGATCGCGGCCACGCACCGCGACCTGCACGCCGGGGCACGCGAGGGAACGTTCCGCGAGGACCTGCTCTACCGGCTCGACGTCGTGCGCATCCACCTGCCGCCGCTGCGCGAGCGCCGCGAGGACATCCCCGTGATCGCCCGCCACTTCCTCGACCAGGTGGCCGCGCGCTGCCGCCAGCAGCCGGCCGAGCTCCTGCCGGAAACGGCGGACGCCCTGATGTCGTACGGCTGGCCGGGCAACGTCCGCGAGCTGCGCAACGTGCTCGAGCGCGCGGTCCTTCTGAGCGAGGAGCCCGGCGTGCTGCGTCCGAGCGACCTGCCCGCACCGATCGGCTCGGGCCGCGTCCTCGACGAAGGGGAGAGGAAGCCCGCACCGCTCGCGAGCCCGCAGCACCCGGCGTCCTCCGGCACCCAGATCCCCTGGGACTTCGGTCCCGAGGGCACCGACTTCTACCACGAGCTCGAGAGCTTCGAGCGCCGGATGATCGACCGCGCCCTGCAGCTCGCCCGCGGTAGCAAGCGCGAGGCCGCCCGGCTCCTGCAGGTCAACCGCACGACGCTGCTCGAGAAGCTGAAGCGCCGCGGCTGGTACGTGAGCAAGGACGCCACGGTCACGGCGCTCGGGGCGGCGCCCGCTCCCGCCCGCCCGGAGGAGGTGGGCCCCGAGCTGCCGCGCCCCGACGCCACCGCCCCGGTCCCGGCGATGCGCTGGCCCGGCGACGGCTGGCTCGACATGCGCCGGCCGGTCGCGCGCGCGGCCTATGCGCCGGCGGCTGCTCCCGTCCCGCAGCGCGCAAGCCAGATGCGCTGA
- a CDS encoding HEAT repeat domain-containing protein: protein MAFVALTAACLATPAYAQLGLPGMGNQRSTRQSNPGSSDVDEAAKNMRDEDAATRLEAVKALATSQDKKAVEHLIEATADLDPRVKLKAIDALGTLRAADATPVLVQMLYMRESEPWLKRRVLVALGKIGDMRAARPIADFLARDTDAETRGTAIFALGEIGDPSSVPHLKTIGETTTDETLRRLTRDAIAKIEQKQVNPEVLVKALRDNEEDARPAAASAAAPLAY from the coding sequence ATGGCTTTCGTTGCGCTGACGGCCGCCTGCCTGGCGACGCCGGCCTACGCCCAGCTCGGCCTGCCCGGCATGGGCAACCAGCGCTCGACCCGCCAGAGCAACCCCGGCTCGAGCGACGTCGACGAGGCCGCGAAGAACATGCGCGACGAGGACGCCGCGACCCGTCTCGAGGCCGTCAAGGCGCTCGCCACCTCGCAGGACAAGAAGGCGGTCGAGCACCTCATCGAGGCGACCGCCGACCTCGACCCGCGCGTCAAGCTCAAGGCGATCGACGCGCTGGGGACGCTGCGCGCCGCCGACGCGACACCGGTGCTCGTGCAGATGCTGTACATGCGCGAGAGCGAGCCGTGGCTCAAGCGGCGCGTGCTGGTGGCGCTCGGCAAGATCGGCGACATGCGCGCAGCGCGGCCGATCGCCGACTTCCTGGCGCGCGACACCGACGCCGAGACCCGCGGCACCGCGATCTTCGCGCTCGGCGAGATCGGCGATCCGAGCAGCGTCCCGCACCTGAAGACGATCGGCGAGACCACCACGGACGAGACGCTGCGCCGGCTCACCCGCGACGCGATCGCCAAGATCGAGCAGAAGCAGGTGAACCCGGAGGTCCTGGTCAAGGCGCTGCGGGACAACGAGGAAGACGCGCGGCCGGCGGCGGCGAGCGCCGCTGCGCCGCTTGCCTACTGA
- a CDS encoding FAD:protein FMN transferase, which yields MSVARVATAALWLLLVPGASALASAREPVVVSDCVRDGRYVMGTILQVELCTTDDRGPLDAADVWAIAERLDALLTTWRADAPTSRFNAHAGSGLQPLPPEVIEVLALSREYSVLTRGTFDVTVGPLVTLWRDAGRRGELPAADALAAARARVGSEHIVLAQGGSAAALDAPGTSVDFGGIGKGYALDRIAGALRARGGTSALLDFGRSSIQAIGAPPDADGWRLLLAHPAGASLGVVTLRDRALSVSGSFGQTSEIAGRRFGHVLDPRTGWPMERDLVAAVVAPTGAAAEALSKALLLLGERDGIALLEGLDGIEGLLATADGHTWTTRGWDATVAFEAMPTLEAAQALEASRAPAS from the coding sequence GTGAGCGTCGCCCGCGTCGCCACGGCCGCTCTCTGGCTGCTGCTCGTCCCGGGCGCGTCGGCGCTCGCCTCGGCGCGCGAGCCCGTCGTCGTCAGCGACTGCGTGCGCGACGGTCGCTACGTCATGGGCACGATCCTGCAGGTCGAGCTGTGCACGACCGACGACCGCGGCCCGCTCGACGCAGCCGACGTGTGGGCGATCGCCGAGCGCCTCGACGCTCTCCTCACCACCTGGCGTGCCGACGCGCCGACGAGCCGCTTCAACGCGCACGCCGGCTCGGGCCTGCAGCCGCTGCCGCCCGAGGTGATCGAGGTCCTGGCGCTGTCGCGCGAGTACTCGGTGCTCACGCGCGGCACGTTCGACGTCACCGTCGGGCCGCTCGTCACGCTGTGGCGTGACGCCGGACGCCGTGGCGAGCTGCCGGCGGCAGACGCGCTCGCCGCGGCGCGCGCGCGCGTCGGCAGCGAGCACATCGTGCTCGCGCAAGGCGGCAGCGCTGCGGCGCTCGACGCTCCCGGCACCAGCGTCGACTTCGGCGGCATCGGCAAGGGGTACGCGCTCGATCGCATCGCGGGCGCGCTGCGCGCGCGGGGCGGGACGAGCGCGCTGCTCGACTTCGGCCGCAGCAGCATCCAGGCGATCGGCGCGCCGCCCGACGCGGACGGCTGGCGGCTCCTGCTCGCGCACCCCGCCGGCGCGTCGCTCGGGGTCGTGACGCTGCGCGATCGTGCGCTGTCGGTCTCGGGCAGCTTCGGCCAGACGAGCGAGATCGCGGGGCGTCGCTTCGGGCACGTGCTCGACCCGCGCACCGGCTGGCCGATGGAGCGCGACCTGGTCGCCGCGGTCGTCGCGCCGACGGGAGCTGCGGCGGAGGCGCTCAGCAAGGCGCTCTTGCTGCTCGGCGAGCGCGACGGCATCGCGCTGCTCGAAGGGCTCGACGGCATCGAGGGACTGCTCGCGACCGCGGACGGTCACACCTGGACGACGCGCGGCTGGGACGCGACCGTCGCGTTCGAGGCGATGCCGACGCTCGAAGCCGCGCAAGCGCTCGAGGCGTCGCGCGCGCCCGCGTCGTAG
- a CDS encoding polyhydroxyalkanoate synthesis regulator DNA-binding domain-containing protein, producing MPTPETGATDPPTMPRVVKRYANRKLYDTTTSRYVALDDIAALIRSGEEVEVTDNETGADLTAVTLAQIILEEERRHKSLASLPLLRELVRYGGDAIAGVTSRGMEALGEMREAAERRVTELVNESRIDEVLTTSKRRMEELQRRIDQGIKGSIEKLRSYPGIGLEVERLESRVREIENRIRKLLARENGTTVESSGEKPAETPAQAPAPEASATPPSTSGEEQ from the coding sequence TTGCCGACCCCGGAGACGGGTGCTACCGACCCACCCACCATGCCGCGGGTCGTCAAGCGATATGCGAACCGCAAGCTCTACGATACGACCACGAGTCGTTACGTCGCCCTCGACGACATTGCCGCGTTGATCCGGAGCGGCGAGGAAGTCGAAGTCACGGACAACGAGACGGGCGCCGACCTCACGGCCGTCACGCTTGCGCAGATCATTCTCGAGGAGGAGCGCCGCCACAAGAGCCTGGCGTCGCTTCCGCTGCTGCGCGAGCTGGTGCGCTACGGCGGCGACGCGATCGCCGGAGTGACCTCGCGCGGCATGGAGGCCCTCGGCGAGATGCGCGAGGCGGCCGAGCGTCGCGTCACGGAGCTCGTCAACGAGAGCCGCATCGACGAGGTCCTGACCACCTCGAAGCGCCGCATGGAGGAGCTGCAGCGGCGCATCGACCAGGGGATCAAGGGCTCGATCGAGAAGCTGCGCAGCTACCCGGGCATCGGGCTCGAGGTCGAGCGCCTCGAGAGCCGCGTGCGCGAGATCGAGAACCGGATCCGCAAGCTGCTCGCCCGCGAGAACGGCACGACCGTCGAGTCGAGCGGCGAGAAGCCGGCCGAGACGCCTGCCCAGGCGCCGGCTCCCGAGGCGTCTGCGACGCCGCCGTCGACCTCGGGCGAAGAGCAGTAG